One segment of Eschrichtius robustus isolate mEscRob2 chromosome 3, mEscRob2.pri, whole genome shotgun sequence DNA contains the following:
- the SPRR1B gene encoding cornifin-B isoform X2 produces the protein MSSYQQKQPCIPPHEPQQQQVKQPCQPPPQEPCVPETKETCHTKVPEPCHPKVPEPCQPKPGHPKVPEPSHPKVPEPCPSPVIPGPAQQKTKQK, from the exons ATGAGTTCCTACCAGCAGAAGCAGCCCTGCATCCCACCCCACGAGCCTCAGCAGCAGCAGGTGAAACAGCCCTGCCAGCCTCCACCCCAGGAACCATGTGTCCCTGAAACCAAGGAGACATGCCACACCAAAGTGCCAGAGCCCTGTCACCCTAAGGTTCCTGAGCCATGCCAACCCAAG CCCGGCCACCCCAAAGTTCCAGAGCCCAGCCACCCCAAAGTTCCAGAGCCATGTCCTTCACCAGTTATCCCAGGGCCGGCTCAGCAGAAGACCAAGCAGAAGTAA
- the SPRR1B gene encoding cornifin-B isoform X1, translating into MSSYQQKQPCIPPHEPQQQQVKQPCQPPPQEPCVPETKETCHTKVPEPCHPKVPEPCQPKVPEPGHPKVPEPSHPKVPEPGHPKVPEPGHPKVPEPSHPKVPEPCPSPVIPGPAQQKTKQK; encoded by the coding sequence ATGAGTTCCTACCAGCAGAAGCAGCCCTGCATCCCACCCCACGAGCCTCAGCAGCAGCAGGTGAAACAGCCCTGCCAGCCTCCACCCCAGGAACCATGTGTCCCTGAAACCAAGGAGACATGCCACACCAAAGTGCCAGAGCCCTGTCACCCTAAGGTTCCTGAGCCATGCCAACCCAAGGTTCCAGAGCCCGGCCACCCCAAAGTTCCAGAGCCCAGCCACCCCAAAGTTCCAGAGCCTGGCCACCCCAAAGTTCCAGAGCCCGGCCACCCCAAAGTTCCAGAGCCCAGCCACCCCAAAGTTCCAGAGCCATGTCCTTCACCAGTTATCCCAGGGCCGGCTCAGCAGAAGACCAAGCAGAAGTAA